Proteins encoded in a region of the Anopheles ziemanni chromosome 2, idAnoZiCoDA_A2_x.2, whole genome shotgun sequence genome:
- the LOC131293615 gene encoding mitotic apparatus protein p62-like, with amino-acid sequence MVLNWVKLEPNEDELVICSFIEENKDLDPLNNPRIKEDVADEDAVDEKVADEVEADEDEADEEVANEVEADEEVAHEDEVDEEKADEEVANEEVAGKDAADKDEAYEEVVDEEVADEDEANEDEGNEEVADEDYGVCYLRLTKKEEVLGWKPSLGDIEEEEGEMFSEDEDDLEEKKNTEIDAPKEKNSKKDGSVFGRINYFIFLVKLEPNEDELVICSFIEENKDLDPLNNTRIEEDVADEDAADGKVADEVEADEDEADEEVANEVEADEEIAGKDAADHDEAYKEVADEDELDEDKADEEVAGKDAADDDEAYEEVVDEEVVNEDEANEDEGNEEVADEDYGVCYLRLTRKEEVLVRLETFARRH; translated from the exons GGTCAAGCTCGAGCCGAATGAGGATGAATTAGTGATTTGCAGCTtcatagaagaaaataaagactTGGATCCACTTAACAACCCCCGGATTAAGGAGGATGTGGCAGACGAGGATGCAGTAGATGAAAAAGTAGCAGACGAGGTTGAAGCAGACGAAGATGAAGCAGACGAGGAAGTAGCAAACGAGGTTGAAGCAGACGAGGAAGTAGCACACGAGGATGAAGTAGACGAAGAAAAGGCAGACGAGGAAGTGGCGAACGAGGAAGTAGCAGGGAAGGATGCAGCAGACAAGGATGAAGCATACGAGGAAGTAGTAGACGAGGAAGTAGCCGACGAGGATGAAGCAAACGAGGATGAAGGAAACGAAGAAGTAGCAGACGAGGATTACGGCGTCTGCTACCTGAGGCtgacaaaaaaagaagaagtatTG GGCTGGAAACCTTCGCTAGGAgacattgaagaagaagaggggGAAATGTTTTCCGAAGATGAAGATGacctggaggaaaaaaagaataccgAAATCGATGccccaaaggaaaaaaattcaAAGAAGGATGGATCAGTTTTCGGCaggattaattattttattttctt GGTCAAGCTCGAGCCGAATGAGGATGAATTAGTGATTTGCAGCTtcatagaagaaaataaagactTGGATCCACTTAACAACACCCGGATTGAGGAGGATGTGGCAGACGAGGATGCAGCAGATGGAAAAGTAGCAGACGAGGTTGAAGCAGACGAGGATGAAGCAGACGAGGAAGTAGCAAACGAGGTTGAAGCAGACGAGGAAATAGCAGGCAAGGATGCAGCAGATCATGATGAAGCATACAAGGAAGTAGCAGACGAGGATGAATTAGACGAAGATAAAGCAGACGAGGAAGTAGCAGGGAAGGATGCAGCAGACGACGATGAAGCATACGAGGAAGTAGTAGACGAGGAAGTAGTCAACGAGGATGAAGCAAACGAGGATGAAGGAAACGAAGAAGTAGCAGACGAGGATTACGGCGTCTGCTACCTGAGGCTGAcaagaaaagaagaagtatTGGTGa GGCTGGAAACCTTCGCTAGGAgacattga
- the LOC131293614 gene encoding LOW QUALITY PROTEIN: transient receptor potential cation channel protein painless-like (The sequence of the model RefSeq protein was modified relative to this genomic sequence to represent the inferred CDS: substituted 1 base at 1 genomic stop codon) encodes MEAYYKQNEKNLQNVMPHVPDQKSFLNRFNLQEVLLRMLKDIAKYAEFLKLFIKRFKAHKERIEGKLLLKNDTEMNKSKEQKDKTKKQPRPKTNNDPRTMRELDTPLHCAVRQLNEDFIKWLLEEPETEVNLRNKRRETPLAILCVMYGWSKKRETEMNAPTHIMKLIKRLLVKGADFNIYMNESALPFDFLRKYDTEADVVEIIKLNAKSNVAITENPPKQLHGEGKDVSRKRIVKFYKKTEDMDVCVTLELVEIFIYFKDLEKFKHYWTDFQVTSANVKKVITLLLHVAVERNYTPFVGHIIKKASKEIFKLEENKATQENKQEEIQMVHRNELKGLLKTVCLNGNKALLNMFLQKMNDRLLVNQNPLLINTLNGAYTMKQKKDSIFLLDCMEILINNHRKVDMYRVNVNGNTALHLALSYGYENLALLMLKRSHGLIGLMNNQCLTPIEYGRRQFWNDYLDKCIRVQYRTELKFDVNFLQPPPKKESTESKAKVSCCGNWLSCLPWFKPMNELYNSKYRFTRTVNDMTALRLISQSKDRKEFLMHPVIIAFITMKWERLCHXNILNFLLTSITMSTFAIYTLLEPGSCKNWSMAGTIIGALILLVREITQWRLRRRFYITLANLVDIINLVLISAVLGCEYERGGVCKAVPIVSSFVVVSLSLQATFLLGASWNKLSITLYMFKTVAISFFKSFLSFTPVIGAFIYSFYRTNNEPADYSATYYSKKDSQNKSAEKNFNNFPTFWNAIIKTLVMTTGEFEAANIDFDGGKWLLFVAFVFVAPIVILNLMNGLAVSDIAAIRQQSEFISIYRKVKLLERFESAVINYGCSYETSSFVYT; translated from the exons ATGGAGGCATACTATAAGCAAAACGAGAAGAATTTGCAAAACGTGATGCCCCACGTTCCTGATcagaaaagttttttaaacCGTTTTAACCTTCAGGAAGTATTGCTGAGAATGCTCAAAGACATCGCTAAATATGctgaatttttgaaattgttcATCAAACGTTTCAAAGCGCACAAAGAG CGCATCGAAGGTAAGCTCCTACTAAAGAATGACACCGAGATGAACAAGTCCAAGGAACAAAAGGACAAGACCAAGAAACAACCACgaccaaaaaccaacaacgACCCAAGAACGATGCGAGAACTGGACACACCTCTGCATTGTGCGGTAAGGCAGTTGAATGAGGATTTCATTAAATGGCTCTTGGAGGAACCTGAGACCGAGGTTAACCTACGCAATAAGCGTAGGGAAACGCCTCTGGCAATTCTATGCGTGATGTATGGCTGGAGTAAGAAGCGCGAAACAGAAATGAACGCACCAACCCATATAATGAAGCTTATAAAAAGATTGCTGGTAAAAGGAGCCGATTTTAACATCTACATGAACGAAAGCGCACTGCCCTTTGATTTCCTGCGAAAGTATGATACAGAAGCAGATGTAGTCGAGATAATCAAACTTAATGCTAAATCGAATGTTGCAATAACTGAAAATCCGCCAAAGCAGTTACATGGCGAAGGCAAGGATGTGTCCAGAAAACGAATCGTGAAGTTTTATAAGAAAACTGAAGACATGGACGTGTGTGTCACGCTAGAACTAGTTGAAATATTCATCTACTTTAAAGatttggaaaagtttaaacATTATTGGACAGATTTCCAGGTTACCAGTGCCAATGTTAAAAAAGTTATAACGCTGCTTTTACATGTGGCTGTCGAACGAAATTATACGCCTTTCGTGGGTCATATCATTAAGAAGGCATCAAAAGAAATCTTTAAGCTAGAGGAGAACAAAGCGACGCAGGAGAACAAACAAGAAGAAATCCAAATGGTTCATCGTAATGAGTTGAAAGGTCTGCTAAAAACGGTATGTCTTAATGGAAACAAGGCCttgttaaacatgtttttacaGAAGATGAACGATAGGCTGTTGGTGAATCAGAATCCTCTGTTGATTAACACGCTGAATGGAGCGTACACGATGAAACAGAAAAAGGATTCGATCTTCTTGCTGGATTGTATGGAAATCTTGATCAACAACCACAGGAAAGTTGACATGTACCGTGTGAACGTGAATGGAAACACGGCTTTGCATCTGGCACTCAGTTATGGATATGAAAACTTGGCCTTGCTCATGCTAAAACGAAGCCATGGATTAATAGGACTCATGAATAATCAATGTTTAACACCCATCGAGTACGGGAGAAGGCAGTTTTGGAATGATTATCTGGACAAATGTATCAGAGTTCAATATCGGACTGAATTAAAATTCGACGTGAATTTCCTCCAGCCGCCACCGAAAAAGGAATCAACTGAATCCAAAGCGAAGGTATCGTGCTGTGGAAACTGGTTGAGTTGTTTACCATGGTTCAAGCCAATGAACGAGTTATACAATTCCAAATACCGTTTCACTCGCACTGTGAACGACATGACCGCTTTGCGTTTGATTTCCCAGTCTAAGGATCGCAAGGAGTTCCTCATGCATCCAGTCATCATTGCGTTCATAACAATGAAGTGGGAGCGTCTTTGCCACTGAAATATCCTGAATTTTTTGCTCACGTCGATAACAATGTCCACATTTGCAATTTATACACTTTTAGAACCGGGAAGCTGCAAAAATTGGTCTATGGCGGGTACGATAATCGGAGCATTGATATTATTGGTTCGGGAAATTACGCAGTGGCGGTTGCGGCGACGGTTTTACATCACGCTAGCGAACCTAGTCGATATCATCAATCTAGTGTTGATAAGCGCAGTCTTAGGATGTGAATACGAACGTGGTGGAGTGTGTAAAGCTGTGCCAATTGTTTCTTCGTTTGTGGTAGTCAGTTTGTCCCTTCAAGCAACATTTCTACTCGGTGCATCATGGAACAAGCTGTCCATTACGCTTTACATGTTCAAAACGGTTGCGATCAGTTTTTTCAAGagttttctctctttcactcCAGTGATCGGTGCGTTCATCTATTCATTTTATCGGACGAACAACGAGCCAGCAGATTACTCCGCCACTTACTATTCCAAAAAGGACTCTCAGAACAAAAGTGCCGAAAAGAACTTCAACAATTTTCCAACGTTCTGGAATGCCATCATTAAAACATTGGTTATGACTACCGGCGAGTTTGAGGCGGCCAACATTGATTTCGATGGCGGAAAGTGGTTGCTATTCGTTGCGTTCGTATTCGTTGCGCCAATCGTTATTCTGAATCTTATGAACGGTCTTGCGGTCAGCGATATTGCTGCTATTCGTCAACAGTCGGAGTTTATTAGCATTTACAGGAAGGTTAAGTTGCTTGAACGATTCGAAAGTGCCGTGATCAACTATGGCT GTTCCTATGAAACCTCCAGCTTCGTTTATACCTAA